In a single window of the Pirellulales bacterium genome:
- a CDS encoding pilus assembly protein N-terminal domain-containing protein, protein MPPAPAFGAIQTPGPIQTPGAFQTPGVTQTPGAIQSPAADPQHSNDLSIPSGFAPVANDLIHHIQGPSERMEMTVNASRILTLDQNIPRAQVNNREILELTALSPNEIQVLAKKAGVTQINLWNEKGQIYTVDCVVSGDARELTELLRAEFPAANLRVRPMASSVLLTGFVDRADQISQIIQIAQDYYPKVVPNIQVGGVQQIMLHVKVAEVSRTKLRELGFDFASVNGGSFLASSISNLLAPGTVAGTAAPSALGDTVRFGLVKNNTAFFGFLDALRKEDLLKVLSDPTLVTVSGRPAQFKVGGEIPYPANSTLNGVSVAYKDTGITVDFVPIVLGNGNIRLEVRPIDRELDPTQSFEIAPGVESPAFTLRQVDTGVEMRAGQTLAIAGLVQKRLNAEKQEIPWLGEMPYVGAAFRHVKQTEEEVELLFLVTPEIVQALDPCEVPQCFPGMHTDVPSDCGLYFKGYNEVPSKGPCGPYGCNPACGSGDLREGPGYGPEGAPFMMGPMPGGIVPASPEPIPSPPPPARPTSSGYAPGSGNTTSNSMNQTSRIARLPNAVPPAVASPPSATPSVSSSTDNRYKPPTVQNQYPANGAIPSGGSPGFIGPVGYDVLN, encoded by the coding sequence ATGCCGCCCGCTCCGGCATTTGGCGCTATTCAGACGCCTGGTCCCATTCAAACTCCCGGCGCATTTCAAACGCCGGGCGTAACTCAAACACCGGGGGCGATACAAAGCCCTGCCGCTGATCCGCAACATTCCAACGATCTTTCAATTCCGTCGGGTTTCGCGCCTGTGGCAAACGATTTGATTCACCACATTCAGGGCCCCTCGGAACGGATGGAAATGACGGTCAACGCCAGCCGCATTTTAACACTGGACCAAAACATTCCTCGCGCCCAGGTTAATAATCGTGAAATCTTGGAATTGACCGCGCTGTCTCCCAACGAAATTCAGGTATTGGCCAAAAAAGCCGGGGTAACCCAAATCAATTTGTGGAACGAGAAAGGCCAAATCTATACCGTCGATTGCGTGGTCTCTGGCGACGCGCGCGAGTTGACGGAACTGCTTCGCGCAGAATTTCCTGCCGCTAACTTGCGTGTTCGTCCAATGGCCAGCAGCGTGCTGTTGACTGGTTTTGTCGATCGCGCCGATCAAATCAGCCAAATTATTCAAATCGCGCAAGATTATTATCCCAAGGTCGTGCCGAACATTCAGGTGGGCGGCGTGCAACAGATCATGTTGCACGTGAAGGTGGCAGAAGTGTCGCGAACGAAGCTGCGAGAGTTAGGCTTTGACTTCGCCTCCGTTAACGGCGGAAGTTTTCTAGCGTCCAGCATTAGCAATCTCCTTGCTCCTGGAACGGTTGCCGGCACCGCGGCACCCTCCGCGTTGGGCGACACGGTTCGCTTTGGCTTGGTGAAGAACAATACAGCCTTCTTTGGCTTCCTGGATGCCCTGCGAAAGGAAGATTTGTTGAAGGTCTTGTCCGATCCCACGCTGGTTACCGTCAGCGGTCGTCCGGCACAGTTCAAAGTTGGCGGCGAAATTCCCTATCCGGCCAACTCCACTTTGAACGGTGTTAGCGTAGCCTATAAAGACACCGGAATTACGGTTGACTTTGTGCCCATCGTCCTGGGGAATGGAAACATTCGGTTGGAAGTCCGCCCGATTGATCGCGAACTTGATCCCACGCAAAGTTTTGAGATTGCGCCAGGCGTAGAGTCCCCCGCTTTCACATTACGTCAGGTAGATACCGGCGTGGAAATGAGAGCAGGGCAAACGTTGGCCATCGCAGGATTGGTGCAAAAGAGGTTGAATGCAGAAAAACAGGAAATCCCTTGGCTGGGTGAAATGCCCTACGTTGGCGCAGCCTTCCGTCATGTGAAGCAGACAGAAGAAGAAGTAGAATTGTTATTCCTGGTTACGCCTGAGATTGTCCAAGCACTGGATCCCTGCGAAGTTCCGCAGTGCTTCCCCGGCATGCATACCGATGTTCCCAGTGATTGTGGCCTGTATTTCAAAGGTTACAACGAAGTGCCTTCAAAGGGTCCGTGTGGTCCTTATGGCTGCAACCCCGCCTGTGGCTCAGGCGACTTGCGCGAAGGCCCAGGATATGGACCCGAAGGCGCGCCGTTTATGATGGGACCGATGCCTGGCGGTATCGTTCCCGCATCGCCGGAACCCATTCCATCCCCACCTCCGCCTGCCAGGCCGACGTCATCTGGTTATGCACCTGGATCGGGCAATACGACCAGCAATAGCATGAATCAAACCAGCCGGATTGCACGCCTACCCAATGCTGTGCCACCTGCCGTGGCATCCCCGCCGTCTGCCACGCCATCCGTTTCATCCAGTACGGATAACCGTTACAAACCGCCTACGGTGCAAAATCAGTATCCGGCAAACGGGGCGATTCCTTCGGGCGGCTCGCCTGGTTTCATCGGGCCGGTTGGATATGACGTATTAAACTAG